A part of Aegilops tauschii subsp. strangulata cultivar AL8/78 chromosome 2, Aet v6.0, whole genome shotgun sequence genomic DNA contains:
- the LOC109775675 gene encoding uncharacterized protein — translation MSKKKNKPEKSIKLLKDAEQTVTSDYITGDSLDELLSKLIRSVEAAKASRGGLPEKIWMKQQFSVGVNDVTRVLERMPAAAASHSVCSTEAPTSTARRRAPLVPLQAVMIAADCNPKWLTKHIPTLASTRQVPVLCLKDNKGSSLRLGQVANVRTALAIGIKARDSIINKTVDEVLKDYYKPVADEQ, via the exons ATGAGCAAGAAGAAGAACAAACCTGAAAAGTCAATCAAGTTGCTGAAAGATGCTGAACAAAC AGTAACTTCAGATTACATCACAGGAGATTCCCTTGATGAACTATTGTCGAAACTTATCAG GAGCGTGGAGGCTGCCAAGGCTTCAAGGGGAGGTTTGCCAGAGAAGATATGGATGAAG CAACAATTTTCTGTTGGGGTCAACGACGTGACAAGGGTTCTGGAGCGGATGCCCGCGGCTGCTGCTTCTCATTCTGTCTGTTCCACTGAAGCACCGACCAGCACAGCTAGGCGGAGAGCTCCTTTGGTGCCACTTCAG GCTGTCATGATAGCTGCTGATTGCAATCCCAAATGGCTAACGAAGCACATTCCAACCCTGGCAAGCACACGGCAAGTCCCTGTATTGTGCCTCAAGGACAACAAGGGAAGCTCACTGAGGTTAGGTCAAGTGGCGAATGTCCGAACTGCGCTGGCCATCGGGATAAAG GCCAGAGACAGCATAATCAATAAGACTGTTGATGAAGTACTGAAGGATTATTATAAGCCAGTGGCCGATGAACAGTAA
- the LOC109775676 gene encoding dirigent protein 5-like produces the protein MQGLAPSSRVVVLATFFLIGFGVAAADGRRRLVSGSPDEPCRQMTLYYHDILHDGANNTANATSAAATSPPALSNDTYFGMLVVFDDPVTEGQALPAGAEEEPAARAQGFYFYDGKGSFNAWFAFSLVFNSTARRGTLNLMGADLMGEETRDISVVGGTGDFFMARGVATLRTDAVEGLLYFRLQMDIKLYECYV, from the coding sequence ATGCAAGGCCTCGCGCCATCTTCAAGGGTTGTCGTGCTCGCGACGTTTTTCCTGATCGGTTTCGGCGTGGCCGCCGCCGACGGCCGGAGGAGGCTCGTCTCCGGCAGCCCCGACGAGCCGTGCAGGCAGATGACGCTCTACTACCACGACATCCTCCACGACGGGGCCAACAACACGGCCAACGCGacgtcggcggcggcgacgagcccGCCGGCGCTGAGCAACGACACCTACTTCGGCATGCTGGTGGTATTCGACGACCCGGTGACGGAGGGCCAGGCGCTGCCCGCCGGGGCCGAGGAGGAGCCGGCGGCGCGCGCGCAGGGGTTCTACTTCTACGACGGGAAGGGGTCGTTCAACGCGTGGTTCGCCTTCTCGCTCGTGTTCAACTCCACGGCGCGCAGGGGCACCCTCAACCTCATGGGCGCCGACCTCATGGGCGAGGAGACGCGGGACATCTCCGTCGTCGGCGGCACCGGCGACTTCTTCATGGCGCGCGGCGTCGCCACGCTCCGCACCGACGCCGTCGAGGGGTTGCTCTACTTCCGCCTGCAGATGGACATCAAGCTCTACGAGTGCTACGTCTGA
- the LOC109775677 gene encoding uncharacterized protein: MAGLGGAGGWGGLDDDDWGLSEEQYAKLEQDAYRAIAERKASSSAASTAPAISPLPHRALSPAATVSSPLRNEHPASRVSLESRFGKVESLSPSRLSQPNAGNHSQGSWPKISIHLFLHSSGVIAAKFPYNQKLVDAFHKIPKASWNGKERVWMFPPTSLSIAEEVLHAVPGLVVEVQKLDPLVQRAFAAAVAAKDLRGLYDKIPTDVESKLMPFQRDGVRFALQHGGRVLIADEMGLGKTLQAIAVASCLHDAWPVLVISPSSLRLHWASMIQQWLNIPTEDILVVLPQTGGSNKAGFRLVYSNTKGDFHLDGVFNVISYDVVPKIQSTLLDLDFKIIIADESHFLKNGQAKRTIASLPVLQKAQFVVLLSGTPALSRPIELFTQLQALYPTVYNNVNEYGNRYCKGGYFGLYQGASNHEELHNLMKATVMIRRLKKDVLSELPVKRRQQVFLDLSEKEMKHIRALFRELETVKIKMQSCDSQEMIDSLKFNQKNIINKIYNDSAEAKIPAVLDYLATVIEADCKFLIFAHHQPMIDAIHQHLLKKKVKCIRIDGQTPVVVRQNLVMDFQNKDDIKAAVLSIKAGGVGLTLTAASTVIFAELSWTPGDIIQAEDRAHRIGQVSSVNIYYLLANDTVDDIIWDVVQGKLENLGQMLDGQEKTLNVSQSETRPSPSKQKTLDTYLKRCSTSMETQPSPKSRRF, from the exons ATGGCGGGCCTAGGCGGCGCCGGCGGCTGGGGCGGCTTGGACGACGATGACTGGGGCCTAAGCGAGGAGCAGTACGCCAAGCTCGAGCAGGACGCCTACCGCGCGATTGCGGAGCGCAAGGCCTCCTCTTCCGCCGCCTCCACCGCCCCCGCAATCTCGCCGCTCCCCCACCGCGCCCTATCGCCGGCGGCCACGGTCTCTTCGCCGCTCAGGAACGAGCACCCCGCCTCCAGGGTCTCCCTGGAGTCTCGCTTCGGCAAG GTAGAATCACTTTCACCTTCTCGGCTTAGTCAACCAAACGCAG GGAATCATAGTCAGGGCAGTTGGCCTAAGATATCTATACATCTTTTCCTTCATTCTAGTGGTGTGATTGCAGCGAAGTTCCCTTATAACCAG AAACTCGTGGATGCATTTCACAAGATCCCGAAAGCTAGCTGGAATGGAAAAGAAAG GGTGTGGATGTTCCCTCCGACATCTTTATCAATAGCGGAGGAAGTTCTTCATGCCGTACCTGGATTAGTTGTTGAG GTTCAAAAATTGGACCCGTTAGTTCAGCGGGCTTTTGCTGCTGCTGTAGCTGCCAAAGATCTTCGAG GTTTGTATGACAAGATTCCAACGGATGTCGAGTCGAAGCTTATGCCCTTTCAGCGTGACGGAGTCAG GTTCGCTTTGCAACATGGGGGCAGAGTGCTGATAGCAGATGAAATGGGTCTTGGAAAGACATTGCAG GCAATTGCTGTTGCTTCTTGCCTTCATGATGCCTGGCCAGTTCTTGTTATCTCTCCATCTTCATTGCGATTACATTGGGCTTCT ATGATTCAGCAGTGGCTCAACATCCCTACGGAAGATATCCTG GTGGTGTTACCACAAACTGGAGGATCAAATAAGGCAGGATTCAGATTGGTATATTCAAACACCAAAGGAGATTTTCACTTGGATGGGGTGTTCAATGTCATATCTTATGATGTAGTTCCCAAGATACAAAGCACACTTCTGGACTTGGATTTTAAG ATAATTATAGCTGATGAGTCACACTTCCTGAAGAATGGCCAAGCGAAGAGAACAATCGCTTCACTTCCTGTTCTGCAG AAAGCTCAATTTGTGGTTTTGCTAAGTGGAACGCCTGCCTTATCTCGCCCCATCGAGTTGTTTACTCAG CTCCAGGCTTTATATCCTACTGTCTACAATAATGTAAATGAGTATGGCAATAGATACTGCAAAGGT GGATATTTTGGGTTATATCAAGGCGCTAGCAATCATGAGGAGCTGCATAATTTGATGAAAGCAACCGTCATGATCCGCAGGTTGAAGAAAGATGTTCTTTCAGAGTTGCCTGTTAAGCGTAGGCAACAG GTCTTTCTAGACTTAAGTGAGAAAGAGATGAAACATATCCGCGCTCTTTTTCGTGAG TTGGAGACTGTCAAGATCAAAATGCAGTCATGTGACTCACAGGAGATGATTGACTCTCTGAAATTTAATCAAAAGAATATTATCAATAAG ATCTATAATGATTCGGCTGAAGCCAAAATTCCAGCAGTGCTTGATTACCTGGCCACTGTAATTGAG GCTGACTGCAAATTCTTAATATTTGCACACCATCAACCCATGATTGATGCTATTCACCAACATCTCTTG AAAAAGAAAGTCAAATGTATAAGAATTGATGGCCAAACACCTGTAGTTGTAAGGCAAAATTTGGTCATGGATTTCCAGAACAAGGATGACATCAAGGCAGCAGTG TTATCCATCAAAGCTGGAGGTGTGGGGCTAACTTTGACAGCAGCAAGTACAGTTATCTTTGCTGAGTTATCATGGACTCCAGGTGACATTATTCAAGCAGAGGATCGTGCCCACCGGATTGGTCAG GTTTCTTCAGTGAACATATATTACCTTCTCGCAAACGACACAGTAGATGATATTATATG GGATGTTGTTCAAGGCAAACTTGAGAATTTGGGGCAG ATGCTGGACGGGCAGGAGAAAACGCTGAATGTCTCGCAGAGTGAAACAAGACCAAGCCCCTCGAAGCAGAAGACGCTTGACACCTACCTCAAGCGGTGCAGCACTTCCATGGAAACCCAGCCCAGCCCGAAAAGCCGCAGGTTTTGA